The stretch of DNA TTGTCTGTTCTTTGTCTGGATCAGCCATATTATCCCCTCATTTTTTTTAAATAAATTAAGAACAGTTATTAATAAAGTCTATGATTTTTCTCAATTAATAAAGTTAGGCTTCTTCTTTGGGTAGTTCAACTTCTATGCCCAGCTCTTCAAGCTGTTCTTCTCTTACATAGTCTGGAGCTTGGGTGAGGGGACATATACCCTTCTGGGTTTTCGGAAATGCTATCACTTCTCTTATGCTGTCAGACCCTGTCATAAGAGCAACAAGTCTGTCAAGACCGAATGCCAAACCTCCATGTGGAGGAGCTCCATACTTCAGGGCATTAACTAAAAATCCAAACCTTTCTTCAGCCTCTTCATCTGATATACCGATCAGCTCAAATATCTTTTTCTGAACATCAGGTCTGTGTATACGGATAGATCCCCCTGCTATCTCTTCACCGTTCAGAACAAGATCGTAAGCACGGGATTTAAAAGAAAGTGCTATCTGTTTGTTATTTATCGCTTCATCAAGTCTGTCTATATCTTCTTCCTTTGGAGATGTAAATGGGTGGTGAAGTGCAACAAGCCTGTTTTCTTCTTCATCCCACTCTAAAAGTGGAAAATCAACTATCCATACAAATTCCCATTTTCCTTCTGGTATCAGATCTAACTTCTCTGCTATATGTTTTCTCAGAAAACCTAAAACCCTGTGGGTTATTTCTGGAGTAT from Persephonella sp. encodes:
- a CDS encoding amino acid--tRNA ligase-related protein; the encoded protein is TPEITHRVLGFLRKHIAEKLDLIPEGKWEFVWIVDFPLLEWDEEENRLVALHHPFTSPKEEDIDRLDEAINNKQIALSFKSRAYDLVLNGEEIAGGSIRIHRPDVQKKIFELIGISDEEAEERFGFLVNALKYGAPPHGGLAFGLDRLVALMTGSDSIREVIAFPKTQKGICPLTQAPDYVREEQLEELGIEVELPKEEA